Proteins found in one Deltaproteobacteria bacterium IMCC39524 genomic segment:
- a CDS encoding terpene cyclase/mutase family protein: MAHFDYKREISLLLSRLDHDGGFSEIHGGDFRPDSTAWAILCLDAYNSHSDMAIMARERLRSTQKSNGSIPLSADHPEAFWPTLSGALALSGDSASKGAHTKAIEFLISTIGQQSPNLEDDATGHDTMLQGWPWIDQTHAWVEPTAMAVRALTEVGLTNHDRTRDGIKLLLNRQLADGGWNYGNTTVYGQRLNPMPGPTGMALWALADHIERSQVSGSLKYLQEQLGRLKTPLSLGWALKGLFSWDIKVENGYELAVACLDRQQKYGSYGTSQVAILLLALAMLDVQEAANV; this comes from the coding sequence GTGGCGCATTTTGACTACAAGAGAGAAATCTCACTTTTACTTTCACGCTTAGATCACGATGGTGGATTCTCAGAAATCCATGGCGGAGATTTTCGCCCTGATTCAACCGCGTGGGCTATTCTCTGCCTGGATGCTTACAATTCCCATAGTGATATGGCAATAATGGCGCGTGAAAGACTTCGTTCCACTCAAAAGTCCAATGGCAGCATCCCTCTGTCAGCAGACCACCCCGAGGCTTTTTGGCCTACGCTTTCTGGGGCTCTGGCGTTATCCGGCGATTCAGCAAGCAAAGGGGCGCATACAAAGGCTATCGAATTTCTCATATCTACAATCGGCCAACAGAGTCCTAACCTGGAAGATGACGCTACAGGACACGACACCATGCTCCAAGGCTGGCCCTGGATTGACCAGACTCATGCCTGGGTAGAACCGACAGCAATGGCAGTACGTGCTCTCACTGAGGTCGGCCTGACCAATCATGATCGCACTCGTGACGGCATTAAACTCTTGCTTAACCGTCAACTTGCAGATGGCGGCTGGAACTACGGCAACACGACAGTTTACGGACAACGACTCAATCCTATGCCTGGACCAACAGGAATGGCTCTTTGGGCTCTGGCTGACCACATTGAACGATCACAAGTTTCAGGAAGCCTTAAATATTTACAGGAACAACTGGGCAGACTTAAGACTCCTCTCTCCCTCGGTTGGGCACTTAAAGGCCTGTTCTCCTGGGATATTAAGGTTGAGAATGGATATGAGTTGGCTGTTGCCTGCCTGGATCGACAGCAAAAATATGGTTCATACGGCACCTCCCAAGTTGCCATCCTGCTCCTGGCATTGGCCATGCTTGATGTTCAGGAGGCCGCAAATGTTTGA
- a CDS encoding DUF362 domain-containing protein, which translates to MFESNRDGNCRGITRRDLLWGIAGGVAIGTGIHYLFRRPSFPNADVFITKAADYNLDLRSLIARGLHELGVSPQEVRGKRILLKPNLVEVSPGHEHINTHPLVVRGAIEAFLDLGAAKVLVGEGPGHVSDTLMVLEETGLADVLFEDRIPFIDLNHDNLFSINNQTGFNSLKKLTFPGTLKDVDWIVSLAKMKTHHWAGATLSMKNLFGVMPGAVYGWPKNVLHHHGIDRSIIDINATLKPHFAIVDGITGMQGDGPIMGDPIQAGVLVMGRSLPSVDATCCRVMALDPNRISYLKVAENTLGPIQVHKIKQRGEIIADVMTEFALRSNIPALKRLM; encoded by the coding sequence ATGTTTGAATCGAACAGAGATGGAAACTGCCGTGGCATTACACGTCGCGACCTGCTCTGGGGTATCGCCGGGGGGGTTGCAATCGGGACTGGCATTCATTATCTGTTCCGCCGACCTTCCTTTCCCAATGCAGATGTCTTTATAACCAAGGCGGCAGACTACAACCTGGATCTGAGGAGTCTGATTGCACGTGGTCTTCATGAGCTTGGTGTCTCACCACAGGAAGTGCGTGGAAAGAGAATCTTGCTAAAACCGAATCTGGTTGAAGTGTCTCCTGGGCATGAACATATCAACACTCACCCATTGGTGGTTCGTGGGGCAATTGAAGCGTTTCTAGATCTAGGAGCAGCCAAAGTGTTGGTCGGTGAGGGCCCGGGACACGTCAGCGATACGCTTATGGTTCTTGAAGAAACCGGTCTGGCCGACGTTCTATTCGAAGATCGTATCCCGTTCATCGATCTGAATCATGACAATCTATTCAGTATCAACAACCAGACTGGCTTTAATTCTTTAAAGAAACTGACTTTCCCAGGGACTTTGAAAGATGTTGATTGGATCGTTTCTTTAGCCAAGATGAAGACGCATCACTGGGCAGGAGCAACCCTCTCCATGAAGAACCTTTTTGGTGTCATGCCAGGCGCAGTATATGGCTGGCCCAAAAATGTTCTACATCATCATGGTATTGATCGCTCGATCATAGATATTAACGCAACGTTGAAACCACACTTCGCTATTGTCGATGGAATTACAGGTATGCAAGGAGACGGCCCCATTATGGGAGATCCGATCCAAGCCGGAGTGTTAGTTATGGGAAGAAGCCTACCATCTGTAGATGCGACCTGCTGCCGTGTAATGGCACTCGACCCTAATCGTATTTCGTATCTAAAGGTTGCAGAAAACACGCTTGGCCCAATCCAAGTTCACAAGATCAAACAACGTGGTGAAATCATTGCTGATGTCATGACCGAATTCGCCCTAAGAAGTAATATCCCTGCGCTAAAGCGGTTGATGTGA
- a CDS encoding TadE/TadG family type IV pilus assembly protein: protein MNSINKENLERGAIIVEFAILLPFFLLLVIGMIEFGLLFYNQQVITNASREGARAGIARIAKDSDGNDFVLNESDIDDIIDNYCYERMITFAAVLPDPETSAPNLGGLPGGPLTVTTKVEYTFYFPGLLGFDTSIQLDAETTMDMELSL from the coding sequence ATGAATAGCATCAACAAGGAAAACCTGGAACGTGGAGCGATCATTGTAGAGTTCGCAATTCTCCTGCCTTTTTTTCTGCTCTTGGTGATTGGCATGATTGAATTCGGCTTGCTTTTTTACAACCAGCAAGTAATCACCAATGCCAGTCGGGAGGGCGCCCGTGCCGGTATTGCCCGCATTGCTAAAGACAGTGATGGAAATGACTTTGTATTAAATGAATCAGATATCGATGACATCATCGACAACTATTGCTATGAACGTATGATAACCTTTGCTGCGGTGTTGCCAGACCCAGAAACCTCTGCTCCCAACTTGGGGGGACTCCCAGGAGGCCCACTCACCGTAACCACAAAGGTTGAATATACTTTTTACTTCCCTGGGCTTCTCGGCTTCGACACAAGCATACAATTGGATGCGGAAACGACAATGGATATGGAGCTTAGCCTTTAG
- a CDS encoding TadE/TadG family type IV pilus assembly protein produces the protein MKGIQLREERGAATVEFAVIAGILFLIVFGIIEFGLLLFNQHILTNASREGARAGVVMRSPRLSDEKIRDEVKHYAQNHMVTFAPPNVDWPNGDDFSVSPATRVGNMFGQELTVTVKYEFDFLFFPWKPKLEATTRMRME, from the coding sequence ATGAAGGGGATACAACTTCGAGAAGAGCGCGGTGCAGCAACTGTTGAGTTCGCGGTGATCGCAGGAATCCTATTTTTGATTGTGTTCGGAATCATAGAATTTGGCCTACTTTTGTTTAACCAGCACATACTGACAAACGCCAGCCGAGAAGGCGCCCGTGCCGGAGTAGTGATGAGGTCGCCGCGTTTGAGTGACGAAAAGATTAGAGATGAAGTCAAACATTATGCACAAAATCATATGGTAACCTTTGCTCCACCAAATGTGGACTGGCCTAACGGAGACGATTTCTCGGTGTCACCGGCAACACGTGTTGGCAATATGTTCGGCCAGGAATTAACCGTCACCGTAAAGTACGAATTTGATTTTCTTTTTTTCCCGTGGAAACCAAAATTAGAAGCAACGACCCGTATGCGCATGGAGTAA
- a CDS encoding pilus assembly protein TadG-related protein: MRNDHNEPLNRAKSRGSVLVLTAFLLTFFIGMAALAIDIGYLSTTKNELQNTADAAALAGAGYIGRIYSSLPVADQAGHTFTKNAIYTVVNSAALENKAAGLDVTIINDEFDVKIGTWNQNLCNQFTDDCSGDPALFTGDIEPLPQDPGATYTTPTAVSVIARRDTKAGSDKPISTFFAGVLGINELPTSAIAVASLSGPGTIAEGELILPFALSEHAFPDYCNDFIEFSPTTASCAAWHNFFDPINASNMESKLLGFIEGNGDDDGGSCEHCGDCETCGQRILPSGPEWLATNFDINPAQYPEEAVTPAAEASVDSFNFQGGDIAALFNGGYFDVNYDGATGTVLGQDSKPAPLFALFDYFRYRDGDDHDDRWTTTIPVYQDLTVQDESNDTPECDNANDNRLIVGFATIIVYQPFPPPATNINVWVDCEFKAVDARGGGGTYGNTVGSVPQLVK; encoded by the coding sequence ATGAGAAACGATCATAATGAACCTCTAAACCGTGCTAAATCAAGAGGCAGCGTACTGGTTCTGACAGCCTTTCTATTGACCTTTTTTATCGGAATGGCCGCATTGGCGATCGACATTGGCTACCTGAGCACGACCAAAAATGAGTTGCAGAATACAGCCGATGCCGCCGCTTTGGCAGGAGCGGGATACATAGGGAGAATTTACAGCTCCCTTCCCGTTGCTGACCAGGCAGGGCACACATTTACTAAAAATGCCATATACACTGTCGTCAATTCTGCGGCTTTGGAGAATAAGGCTGCCGGGTTAGATGTTACTATCATTAACGATGAGTTTGACGTCAAAATTGGCACATGGAATCAAAACTTGTGCAATCAATTTACAGATGATTGTTCAGGTGATCCAGCACTCTTTACTGGTGACATTGAACCTCTGCCACAAGACCCTGGTGCGACTTATACAACGCCCACTGCAGTCTCTGTGATTGCCCGCAGAGACACAAAAGCAGGTTCCGACAAACCAATTAGCACCTTTTTTGCCGGGGTACTGGGTATCAACGAACTGCCCACGTCAGCTATAGCCGTAGCATCGCTCAGCGGGCCGGGAACAATAGCCGAGGGAGAACTGATCCTCCCCTTTGCCCTCTCCGAACATGCGTTCCCTGATTATTGTAACGATTTTATTGAATTCTCTCCAACGACTGCGAGTTGCGCTGCCTGGCACAATTTTTTCGATCCGATCAATGCCTCCAACATGGAGAGTAAACTCTTGGGTTTCATTGAGGGAAACGGCGATGATGATGGTGGCTCTTGCGAACATTGCGGTGACTGTGAAACTTGCGGCCAAAGGATCCTGCCATCTGGGCCGGAGTGGCTGGCAACGAACTTTGATATCAATCCCGCTCAATATCCTGAAGAAGCAGTAACTCCCGCGGCTGAGGCAAGTGTAGATTCCTTTAATTTTCAGGGGGGCGATATCGCAGCACTCTTCAACGGCGGATACTTTGACGTGAATTATGACGGCGCAACCGGAACTGTTTTAGGTCAGGATAGTAAGCCGGCTCCGCTCTTTGCCTTGTTCGATTACTTTAGATATAGAGATGGTGATGATCATGATGACCGGTGGACGACAACTATTCCTGTATATCAAGATCTAACAGTACAAGATGAAAGTAACGATACGCCAGAGTGTGACAACGCAAACGACAACCGATTGATCGTTGGTTTTGCAACTATTATTGTGTATCAACCTTTTCCACCTCCAGCGACAAACATCAACGTATGGGTCGATTGTGAGTTTAAAGCTGTTGACGCCAGAGGAGGTGGAGGGACGTACGGCAATACAGTGGGAAGTGTCCCACAACTGGTCAAGTAA
- the glnA gene encoding type I glutamate--ammonia ligase, whose translation MSPQEVVKFAQDNDCKMVDYKFLDFVGIWQHFSTPLAEFSEDTFEEGIGFDGSSIRGWQPIHNSDMLIMPDPSTAKVDPFVKVPTLSLICNIIDPITKEGYTRDPRFIAQKAEAYLKSTGLADTAYFGPEPEFFIFDDVRYASTANESFYSVDSVEGIWNTGREEFPNLGYKPRHKEGYFPCAPTDSMVDLRNEMVEVLQSVGMTIEAVHHEVASGGQSEIDMRFDSLLSMGDTLQWFKYIIKNVAFANGKTVTFMPKPVFGDNGSGMHCHQSLWKDGENLFAGDGYGGLSKMAMYYIGGIMKHAKALCAFTNPTTNSYKRLVPGYEAPVNLAYSNRNRSASLRIPVTDNPKSKRVEYRTPDPSCNGYLAFAAQLMAGLDGIENKIDPGQPLDKDIYGLSPEELKDIPSVAGTLNEALDCLEVDHDFLLKGDVFTKDVIDMWISYKREVEVDAVRMRPCPEEFALYFDC comes from the coding sequence ATGAGCCCACAAGAAGTAGTCAAATTTGCCCAGGATAATGATTGCAAGATGGTCGATTATAAATTCCTCGATTTCGTAGGTATCTGGCAGCATTTTTCCACGCCACTCGCTGAGTTCAGTGAAGATACTTTTGAAGAAGGTATCGGTTTCGACGGCTCTTCAATTCGTGGCTGGCAGCCGATCCATAACTCGGACATGCTGATCATGCCCGATCCAAGTACTGCCAAGGTCGACCCTTTTGTTAAGGTTCCAACCCTCAGTCTGATCTGTAACATTATTGACCCGATTACCAAGGAAGGTTATACCCGCGATCCTCGCTTCATCGCCCAGAAAGCTGAAGCATACCTGAAGTCTACCGGTCTCGCTGACACAGCTTACTTTGGCCCTGAGCCTGAGTTCTTCATCTTTGATGACGTTCGCTACGCGTCCACGGCCAACGAGTCTTTTTACTCTGTAGATTCTGTTGAAGGGATCTGGAACACCGGTCGTGAGGAGTTCCCTAACCTCGGCTACAAGCCTCGCCACAAGGAAGGTTACTTCCCTTGTGCCCCGACCGACTCTATGGTCGATCTGCGTAACGAGATGGTTGAAGTGCTGCAAAGCGTCGGCATGACCATCGAAGCCGTTCACCACGAAGTTGCTTCCGGTGGTCAGTCTGAAATCGATATGCGCTTTGATTCCCTGCTCAGCATGGGTGATACCCTTCAGTGGTTCAAGTACATCATCAAGAACGTCGCTTTCGCAAATGGCAAGACCGTCACTTTCATGCCCAAGCCTGTCTTTGGTGACAACGGCTCCGGTATGCACTGCCACCAGTCGCTCTGGAAGGATGGTGAAAACCTCTTCGCCGGCGATGGTTATGGTGGCCTCTCCAAGATGGCCATGTACTATATCGGTGGCATCATGAAGCACGCCAAGGCTCTCTGTGCTTTCACTAACCCGACCACCAACTCTTACAAGCGCTTGGTCCCCGGTTACGAAGCTCCTGTCAACCTGGCTTACTCGAACCGTAACCGTTCGGCGTCGCTGCGTATCCCTGTAACCGACAACCCGAAATCCAAGCGCGTTGAGTACCGTACGCCTGATCCTAGTTGTAACGGGTACCTGGCATTTGCTGCGCAGTTGATGGCCGGTCTCGATGGTATTGAGAACAAAATTGATCCAGGTCAGCCTCTGGACAAAGACATCTACGGCTTGTCACCTGAAGAGCTTAAAGATATCCCAAGTGTTGCTGGTACCTTGAATGAAGCTTTGGATTGTCTGGAAGTTGATCACGACTTCCTGCTCAAGGGCGATGTCTTCACCAAGGATGTTATTGATATGTGGATTTCTTACAAGCGTGAAGTAGAGGTTGACGCTGTGCGTATGCGGCCTTGCCCTGAAGAGTTTGCGCTTTACTTCGACTGCTAA
- a CDS encoding P-II family nitrogen regulator: MRKVEAIIKPFKLDEVKEALNEIGIQGITVSEVKGFGRQKGHTELYRGAEYVVDFIPKIKMEIIVADEMTAKVVEVIGESAKTGRIGDGKIFVTPVDEVVRIRTGETGDDAL, encoded by the coding sequence ATGAGGAAAGTCGAAGCCATCATCAAACCTTTCAAGCTGGATGAAGTGAAGGAAGCGTTGAATGAGATCGGTATCCAGGGAATCACGGTCAGTGAGGTTAAAGGCTTTGGCCGTCAGAAAGGCCACACCGAATTGTACCGCGGCGCAGAATACGTGGTAGATTTTATTCCCAAGATCAAAATGGAAATTATTGTCGCTGACGAAATGACTGCTAAAGTTGTCGAGGTGATCGGCGAATCTGCCAAAACCGGTCGGATCGGTGATGGTAAAATTTTCGTGACTCCCGTCGATGAAGTTGTTCGGATTCGTACAGGTGAAACGGGTGATGACGCCCTGTAA
- a CDS encoding Flp family type IVb pilin, which translates to MGIKNFFKRFIQEEEGATAVEYAVMIVLIVVVCLGVVKLLGTEVQNAFSVVQSSMNAANTGS; encoded by the coding sequence ATGGGAATCAAGAATTTTTTCAAGAGATTTATCCAGGAAGAAGAAGGCGCAACAGCTGTTGAATACGCAGTCATGATCGTTTTGATCGTTGTCGTGTGTCTAGGTGTTGTTAAACTGCTCGGCACAGAGGTCCAAAATGCATTCAGCGTCGTACAGTCATCTATGAATGCAGCTAATACCGGAAGTTAA
- a CDS encoding prepilin peptidase, with translation MGREKIEITPSHIIGLIAVVVSIYFLVTQIANLPIVAASIYFILACTTDTLKCKIPNILNACLLVAGIVIYTATLGVSGLLLSLYGLGLGLILLLLPYIMGGIGAGDVKALGALGALIGPYDLLHVFIYMGLYGGVLALLHYCFNTNIKDNLREAWFSVCASVLTREVNYIVPHKPGPRKASMRFPYSAAIALGYYSFVYWGGLL, from the coding sequence TTGGGAAGAGAGAAAATTGAAATCACACCGAGTCATATCATTGGCTTGATAGCTGTAGTGGTCTCAATCTACTTCTTGGTCACACAAATAGCAAATCTTCCCATTGTAGCCGCCTCGATTTATTTCATTCTTGCCTGTACAACAGACACACTCAAATGTAAAATTCCAAACATTCTTAACGCCTGCCTGCTAGTTGCAGGCATTGTTATATATACTGCAACTCTAGGCGTGTCGGGGCTCCTATTGAGTCTCTACGGTTTAGGCTTGGGACTAATTCTCTTGCTTTTGCCCTACATAATGGGGGGGATAGGTGCGGGCGACGTTAAAGCACTGGGAGCACTCGGCGCATTGATCGGCCCATATGATTTGTTACATGTGTTTATTTACATGGGGCTGTATGGTGGCGTCCTCGCACTTTTACACTACTGCTTCAACACCAACATAAAAGACAATCTCCGTGAAGCTTGGTTCTCAGTGTGTGCTTCAGTTCTTACTCGAGAAGTTAACTATATAGTCCCCCACAAGCCTGGGCCTCGTAAAGCCTCTATGCGTTTTCCTTATTCCGCGGCAATCGCCCTTGGTTATTACAGCTTTGTTTATTGGGGAGGGCTTTTATGA
- the cpaB gene encoding Flp pilus assembly protein CpaB: MKQYGTLIALAVAVIFGIVAVILANQWLSTQVSDDKAIVQEQKFPLTKIVVAGQNLDIGSILNEKNLLLVDWPKANTPQGSFENIEEIKDRVLVTRVVAGVPIIAAELAAPGSGAGLVASIKPGMRAMAIKVNEVIGVAGFVLPNTFVDVISVQNKAAQTVLKRIEVLAIAQQTFVEEGIAKVVSTVTLELTPKQVEKLSETIPKGPMTLALLNPAEDMEEKPKPKPVKVASKKRAYKPRPAAPKVSTYDIVIIKGTQSVETVKLKNQN, translated from the coding sequence ATGAAACAATATGGCACGCTGATCGCGCTGGCCGTAGCCGTGATTTTCGGCATTGTTGCCGTAATCCTTGCGAACCAATGGCTGAGTACGCAGGTTTCCGATGACAAAGCTATTGTCCAGGAGCAGAAGTTTCCTCTAACAAAGATTGTTGTCGCAGGACAAAATCTTGATATCGGATCAATACTTAATGAGAAGAACCTCCTTCTTGTCGATTGGCCAAAGGCAAATACCCCTCAAGGATCTTTTGAAAACATCGAGGAGATCAAAGATCGTGTATTAGTGACCAGGGTTGTCGCAGGTGTACCAATTATCGCGGCAGAGCTTGCCGCTCCTGGCTCTGGGGCTGGATTAGTTGCCAGCATCAAGCCAGGCATGCGAGCTATGGCGATCAAGGTTAATGAAGTTATCGGCGTTGCTGGCTTCGTTTTACCCAACACATTTGTCGATGTCATCTCCGTGCAAAACAAAGCAGCCCAAACAGTTCTCAAACGTATCGAGGTCTTGGCTATTGCACAACAGACCTTCGTGGAAGAAGGGATAGCAAAAGTAGTCAGCACTGTGACGCTGGAGCTTACACCCAAACAGGTAGAAAAATTATCCGAAACAATTCCCAAAGGCCCCATGACCTTAGCATTATTAAACCCTGCCGAAGACATGGAAGAGAAGCCTAAGCCAAAACCTGTAAAGGTCGCCAGCAAAAAAAGAGCTTACAAACCACGGCCAGCTGCCCCAAAAGTGTCAACATACGACATTGTAATCATTAAAGGAACTCAGTCAGTTGAGACAGTTAAACTGAAAAATCAAAATTAG
- a CDS encoding pilus assembly protein N-terminal domain-containing protein: protein MKPTPHATIRLLMFTLALTVSLISISGAQVWEDSVEIASGETANYVSQHHPLKRVIVGDPDMVHVDVIAKDEIVLVGRQMGQSKILLRDNMDNTTTLNVFVSPDVSLLKRRIHQLFPNQDIKIYSNANGVILGGTVTGAEIIEQVLRVASQILVAPTGEGPKPIKIGEGVAKSASREELATVIAQKQTISARADDGGGGAGTGESSPQIINLMKVGGPQQVMLEVKFAEVNRDSTRDMQAAFKLGGLSSDFGGAIGVSPFGVGGGGAAPSLPSLAGDLFVNLAGLADNANVFLNINKFSLAMRFLEEEGMARLLAEPRLVTLSGQEASFLAGGEYPYQTVSDSDVSIGFKEYGVGLTFTPIVGSDGMVTLRVSPSVSDIDRLVQTSTGPQPILVTRKLNTTVRLRDGQTLVLAGLLQDNLRENIEKLPFLGDIPILGALFRSSFYEERKTDLLVSVTPHIVKPVREGSISFPGEFVKKPSRLEFYLEGRLEGRRTPEDPSLLSQHNFSAATASDGGGMEGDFGQTDEAQ, encoded by the coding sequence ATGAAACCAACACCCCATGCTACAATTAGGCTTTTAATGTTTACTTTAGCCTTAACTGTCTCGTTAATTAGCATATCTGGTGCGCAGGTCTGGGAAGACAGCGTCGAAATTGCATCAGGTGAAACCGCTAACTATGTTTCACAACACCACCCTTTAAAAAGGGTTATTGTCGGTGACCCAGACATGGTCCATGTTGACGTTATCGCTAAAGATGAAATCGTTCTGGTTGGCAGGCAGATGGGCCAATCAAAAATTCTGTTGCGTGACAATATGGACAACACGACAACTCTCAATGTTTTTGTGTCGCCCGATGTCAGCCTTTTAAAACGACGAATTCATCAACTCTTCCCGAATCAGGATATCAAGATTTATTCAAACGCCAACGGAGTCATTCTGGGTGGCACAGTGACTGGAGCTGAGATTATTGAGCAAGTTCTACGTGTCGCTAGCCAGATTCTGGTCGCTCCAACGGGTGAAGGGCCAAAGCCGATCAAGATCGGAGAAGGCGTGGCTAAGAGTGCATCTAGAGAAGAGCTTGCGACGGTTATTGCACAGAAGCAGACTATCTCGGCCAGAGCTGATGATGGCGGCGGAGGGGCCGGAACGGGGGAATCAAGCCCACAGATTATCAACCTGATGAAGGTTGGTGGCCCACAACAAGTTATGCTTGAAGTCAAGTTCGCCGAGGTCAACCGAGACTCAACGCGTGACATGCAGGCGGCATTCAAGCTTGGGGGATTGAGCAGCGATTTTGGTGGCGCAATCGGTGTTTCTCCATTTGGTGTTGGTGGCGGAGGAGCGGCCCCTTCTTTGCCAAGCCTTGCGGGGGATCTCTTTGTCAACCTTGCCGGCCTCGCGGACAACGCGAATGTATTTCTCAACATCAACAAGTTCTCTCTGGCAATGCGATTCCTCGAAGAAGAGGGAATGGCCAGGCTTCTTGCTGAGCCGCGCCTAGTGACCCTTAGCGGCCAAGAAGCAAGCTTTCTGGCTGGCGGAGAATACCCATATCAGACTGTTAGCGATAGTGACGTTTCAATCGGCTTTAAAGAGTACGGAGTCGGCCTCACATTCACTCCGATTGTAGGCAGTGACGGCATGGTGACCTTAAGGGTCAGCCCCAGTGTCAGCGATATCGATAGACTGGTACAGACCTCGACGGGCCCGCAACCGATACTAGTTACACGCAAACTCAACACAACGGTCAGACTTCGAGATGGGCAGACTTTGGTGTTGGCCGGCCTGCTTCAAGACAACCTTCGCGAAAACATTGAGAAGTTACCTTTTCTTGGCGACATCCCGATTCTGGGTGCACTCTTCCGAAGCAGTTTCTATGAAGAGCGCAAAACAGACCTGTTAGTCTCCGTAACACCGCATATTGTTAAACCGGTCAGAGAAGGCAGCATCAGCTTCCCGGGTGAATTCGTCAAGAAGCCAAGCCGACTGGAGTTCTATCTGGAAGGCCGACTCGAAGGTCGACGCACTCCTGAGGATCCTTCTCTCTTAAGCCAGCACAATTTTTCTGCTGCAACGGCAAGCGACGGTGGTGGGATGGAAGGTGATTTTGGCCAAACAGACGAAGCCCAATAA
- a CDS encoding AAA family ATPase, translated as MATELIFAIEISQPNRAKAFLGLAKQLKGVNILQWQSRTAEKGVSAAKTVPDIILIDDILESDDLLSRVQAIKNNFPKTTLFVVSENKDHQNIISVMKAGASEYLLEPVQEDLLYNAIEEVRVKLASSGSLAQGRIYSFISAKGGVGSTVLAVNTAASLARDKKSAVALMDMSFQSGDASVLLDIVPQNTIMDICENIHRLDVSFLRGVMSGHSTGINFLPAPANPEDSEDILSDHISSILKLSKNLYDHLVLDCASMHINDCSVEAFKQSDKVFVVTDMSVPAVRNTVRLCKLIRKFGIGLEKIEIIINRYIKGGALSLAEIEKNFDKPVYWLIPNDFSDVVSSINRGVPLVKLTSNAPFSKNMSEFVRKFQGILDDPDFRGIRGTFGKSI; from the coding sequence ATGGCAACTGAACTCATCTTCGCAATCGAGATATCCCAACCTAACCGAGCCAAAGCCTTTCTGGGCTTAGCCAAGCAGCTAAAAGGGGTAAATATTCTGCAGTGGCAAAGCCGCACGGCTGAAAAAGGCGTGTCTGCAGCTAAAACTGTCCCCGACATCATCCTGATTGATGACATCCTGGAAAGCGATGACCTGCTCTCAAGAGTCCAGGCGATCAAAAACAATTTCCCTAAAACCACACTATTCGTCGTTTCAGAAAACAAGGATCACCAAAACATCATATCGGTCATGAAAGCCGGGGCTTCAGAATACCTTCTTGAGCCTGTTCAAGAAGACCTGCTTTATAATGCGATTGAGGAGGTCCGCGTAAAGCTGGCCAGCTCAGGGAGCTTGGCGCAAGGCCGCATTTACAGCTTTATCAGTGCCAAAGGAGGTGTCGGTTCAACCGTTCTGGCAGTCAACACTGCGGCTTCTCTGGCAAGGGACAAAAAAAGTGCCGTGGCGCTGATGGATATGTCTTTTCAATCAGGTGATGCTTCGGTTCTTCTCGACATTGTGCCTCAGAACACAATTATGGATATCTGCGAGAACATACACCGCCTGGATGTTTCATTCCTGCGCGGTGTGATGTCTGGGCATTCAACAGGGATCAACTTCCTACCGGCACCAGCCAACCCTGAAGATAGCGAAGATATCCTAAGCGATCATATATCCAGCATCCTGAAGCTTTCCAAAAATCTCTACGATCACCTCGTCCTTGACTGTGCTTCCATGCATATCAATGACTGCAGCGTGGAGGCGTTCAAACAATCCGACAAGGTCTTTGTAGTAACAGACATGTCGGTTCCAGCGGTTCGTAATACTGTTCGGCTCTGCAAACTGATCAGAAAATTCGGCATCGGTCTTGAAAAAATTGAGATCATCATCAACCGCTACATCAAAGGCGGAGCACTCTCTTTAGCCGAAATCGAGAAGAATTTTGACAAACCGGTCTACTGGCTGATACCAAACGATTTCTCGGACGTTGTATCATCAATCAATCGTGGTGTGCCGCTGGTCAAGTTGACGAGTAATGCCCCTTTTTCCAAGAACATGTCCGAGTTCGTGCGAAAGTTTCAGGGGATCCTGGACGATCCAGACTTCAGGGGAATCAGAGGGACGTTTGGTAAAAGTATTTAA